The proteins below come from a single Pseudomonas chlororaphis genomic window:
- a CDS encoding ATP-dependent DNA helicase, producing MNLPLAADHAMAGFHPAVRAWFSQTFPAVTAAQAQAWPLISQRRSTLVAAPTGSGKTLTAFLAVLDDLVHRGLEQGGLPDQTLVVYVSPLKALSNDIQINLQNPLAGITEQLRQMGLPPLPITTAVRTGDTPQKDRTAMRKTAPHILVTTPESLYVLLGSDSGRQMLGSTRTVIVDEIHAIAASKRGSHLALSLERLQALCAEPLVRIGLSATQKPIEAVSRFLVGEGRSCEIVDIGHARPRDLDIEVPPVPLSAVMANDVWELVYNRLAELARAHRTTLVFVNTRRLAERLSRHLSERLGKDAVAAHHGSLAKEFRLDAEQRLKRGELQVLIATASLELGIDIGDVDLVCQIASPRSISAFLQRVGRSGHHVGGTPKGRLFATTRDDLIECVALLDCVRRGELDILHIPEAPLDVLAQQIVAEVSCQEWPEQALLDTFRRASPYAQLDDEHYQALLHMLAEGLNGRQGVRSAYLHRDAVTRTLRGRRGSKLTAVTSGGTIPDNADYSVLLEPQGLNIGSVNEDFAVESIAGDVFQLGNTSYRIIRVEAGRVRVEDAQGQPPTIPFWLGEAPGRSAELSLAVARLQAQLDQRLSATPGNLQPALDWLTDTLGLNLASAEQLLDYLAPARLAFGALPSQDTLLMERFFDESGGTQLIIHTPFGSRINRAWGLALRKRFCRTFNFELQAAASEDAIVLSLSTSHSFELDEVWRYLNSHSAEQILVQAVLDAPLFGVRWRWNAGVALALPRYTGGRKVAPQIQRMKSEDLIASVFPDQIACLENLAGEREIPHHPLVEQTLDDCLHEAMDSEGWLALLRRMEAGEVRLISRDLPAPSPLAAEILSARPYTFLDDAPLEERRTQAVINRRWSDPHATDDLGALDAEAIESVREEAWPTPANLDEMHEALMSLAGITDSEASAHPAWHGWLQTLAEQGRASHVQISAERGLWVALERLTCAQAVYPQARWQPPLAPLTGFDEPWEHDDAVVEMLRARLSAFGPLPLTAIAYPLGLSTPQVTLALAHLEQQGYVLRGRFTPGTGQEEWCERHLLARIHRYTVKRLRREIEPVSLQDFMRFLFDWQHLSPSTQGRGSAVLPSIVSQFEGYPAAAVAWDSDLLPARIKDYSANWLDELCRSGKVVWTRLSARQKLAASALRSTPVVLLPRNQVALWSSLAEQTPVSELSPKTQKVHQALSDHGALFFDELLHEAHLLRTELEMALQELVGAGLVNADSFAGLRALITPASKRQARSSRRGRGAFVGGMDDAGRWALLRRTPPAPAEGNRPAPTPPETLEHIAMTLLRRYGVVFWRLLEREADWLPSWRELLRTFHRLEARGEIRGGRFVSGLAGEQFALPEAIPLLREVRRRPADSSVVAVCGVDPLNLAGTLLPGAKVPALASNRLVYRDGVPVAAQVAGKVLFWVELEAQAMADIRSKLIHKG from the coding sequence ATGAATCTGCCCCTTGCAGCCGACCACGCCATGGCGGGCTTTCACCCCGCCGTCCGCGCCTGGTTCAGCCAGACATTCCCGGCGGTCACGGCCGCCCAGGCCCAGGCGTGGCCGTTGATCAGCCAGCGTCGCTCGACCCTGGTGGCCGCGCCCACCGGTTCGGGCAAGACCCTGACGGCGTTTCTCGCGGTGCTCGACGACCTGGTGCACCGCGGCCTCGAACAGGGTGGCTTGCCGGACCAGACCCTGGTGGTCTACGTCTCGCCGCTCAAGGCCTTGAGCAACGACATCCAGATCAACCTGCAAAATCCCCTGGCCGGCATCACCGAACAACTGCGCCAGATGGGCTTGCCGCCCCTGCCCATCACCACCGCCGTGCGCACCGGCGACACGCCGCAGAAAGATCGCACGGCGATGCGCAAGACTGCGCCGCATATCCTGGTGACCACCCCGGAATCGCTCTACGTCCTGCTCGGCTCCGACTCCGGCCGGCAGATGCTCGGCAGCACGCGCACGGTCATCGTCGATGAAATCCACGCCATCGCCGCCAGCAAACGCGGCAGCCACCTGGCCTTGAGCCTGGAACGCCTGCAAGCCCTGTGCGCCGAACCGCTGGTGCGCATCGGCCTGTCCGCCACGCAAAAACCCATCGAAGCGGTGTCGCGCTTTCTGGTGGGTGAAGGCCGTTCGTGTGAAATCGTCGACATCGGCCACGCCCGCCCTCGGGACCTGGACATCGAAGTACCGCCCGTGCCGCTGTCGGCGGTGATGGCCAACGACGTCTGGGAACTGGTCTATAACCGCCTCGCCGAACTGGCGCGGGCGCACCGCACCACCCTGGTGTTCGTCAATACCCGCCGCCTGGCCGAGCGCCTGAGCCGGCACTTGAGCGAGCGCCTGGGCAAGGACGCCGTGGCCGCCCATCACGGCAGCCTGGCGAAGGAGTTTCGCCTCGACGCCGAACAACGCCTCAAGCGTGGCGAATTGCAGGTGCTGATCGCCACCGCGTCCCTGGAACTGGGCATCGACATTGGCGACGTCGACCTGGTGTGCCAGATCGCCTCGCCCCGCTCGATCTCGGCGTTCCTGCAACGGGTCGGCCGCTCCGGGCACCACGTCGGCGGCACGCCCAAGGGCCGCCTGTTTGCCACCACCCGCGACGACCTCATCGAATGCGTCGCCCTGCTCGACTGCGTGCGCCGGGGTGAACTGGACATCCTGCACATTCCCGAGGCGCCGCTGGACGTGCTGGCCCAACAGATCGTCGCCGAGGTCAGCTGCCAGGAATGGCCGGAACAGGCGCTCCTTGACACATTCCGCCGCGCCTCGCCCTACGCCCAGCTGGACGACGAACACTACCAGGCGCTGCTGCACATGCTCGCCGAAGGCCTCAATGGCCGCCAAGGCGTGCGCAGCGCCTACCTGCACCGCGACGCCGTGACCCGGACCCTGCGCGGGCGCCGGGGCAGCAAGCTGACCGCCGTGACCAGCGGCGGCACCATCCCGGACAACGCCGACTACAGCGTGCTGCTCGAACCCCAGGGGCTGAACATCGGCAGCGTCAACGAAGACTTCGCGGTGGAGAGCATCGCCGGCGACGTGTTCCAGTTGGGCAATACCTCGTACCGCATCATTCGTGTCGAGGCCGGCCGCGTGCGCGTCGAGGACGCCCAGGGCCAGCCGCCGACCATCCCGTTCTGGCTCGGCGAAGCGCCGGGGCGCAGCGCTGAACTGTCCCTGGCCGTGGCTCGCCTGCAAGCACAGCTGGATCAACGGCTCAGCGCCACGCCGGGCAACCTGCAACCGGCCCTCGACTGGCTCACCGACACCTTGGGCCTGAACCTGGCCAGCGCCGAACAACTGCTGGACTACCTGGCTCCGGCGCGCCTGGCCTTCGGCGCGCTGCCGTCCCAGGACACTCTGTTGATGGAGCGTTTCTTCGACGAGTCCGGCGGCACGCAGTTGATCATCCACACGCCGTTCGGCAGCCGCATCAACCGCGCCTGGGGGCTGGCCCTGCGCAAGCGCTTCTGCCGCACCTTCAATTTCGAGCTGCAGGCCGCCGCCAGCGAAGACGCCATCGTGCTGTCGCTGTCCACCAGCCACAGCTTCGAGCTGGACGAGGTCTGGCGCTACCTCAACAGCCACAGCGCCGAGCAGATCCTTGTCCAGGCGGTCCTCGACGCGCCGTTGTTCGGCGTGCGCTGGCGCTGGAACGCCGGCGTGGCCCTGGCCTTGCCGCGCTACACCGGCGGGCGCAAAGTCGCGCCGCAGATCCAGCGAATGAAAAGCGAAGACCTGATCGCCAGCGTCTTCCCCGACCAGATCGCGTGCCTGGAAAACCTGGCCGGTGAGCGGGAAATCCCCCATCACCCGCTGGTGGAACAGACCCTCGACGACTGCCTGCACGAAGCCATGGACAGCGAAGGCTGGCTGGCGCTGCTGCGGCGCATGGAGGCCGGTGAAGTGCGGCTGATCAGTCGTGACCTGCCCGCGCCTTCGCCCCTGGCGGCAGAAATCCTCAGCGCCCGGCCCTACACCTTTCTCGACGACGCGCCGCTGGAAGAACGGCGCACCCAGGCGGTGATCAACCGGCGCTGGAGCGATCCGCACGCCACCGATGACCTCGGTGCCCTGGACGCCGAAGCCATCGAGTCGGTGCGCGAAGAAGCCTGGCCGACCCCGGCCAATCTCGATGAAATGCACGAAGCGCTGATGAGCCTGGCCGGCATTACCGACAGCGAAGCCAGCGCCCACCCGGCCTGGCATGGCTGGTTGCAGACGCTGGCTGAACAGGGACGCGCCAGCCACGTGCAGATCAGCGCCGAACGCGGCCTTTGGGTGGCCCTGGAGCGGCTGACGTGCGCGCAGGCGGTTTATCCACAGGCCCGCTGGCAACCACCGCTGGCGCCCCTGACCGGTTTCGATGAGCCTTGGGAACACGACGATGCCGTGGTGGAGATGCTCCGCGCCCGGCTCAGCGCCTTCGGCCCGCTGCCGCTGACGGCCATCGCCTACCCGCTGGGGCTGTCGACGCCACAGGTCACCCTGGCCCTGGCGCACCTGGAACAGCAAGGCTATGTGCTGCGTGGGCGGTTCACGCCGGGGACCGGTCAGGAAGAATGGTGCGAACGGCATTTGCTGGCGCGTATCCACCGCTACACCGTCAAACGCCTGCGCCGGGAAATCGAACCGGTGAGCTTGCAGGACTTCATGCGTTTTCTGTTCGACTGGCAGCACCTGTCGCCCTCGACCCAAGGCCGTGGCAGCGCCGTACTGCCGTCCATCGTCAGCCAGTTCGAAGGTTATCCGGCGGCCGCTGTGGCCTGGGACAGCGACCTGCTGCCCGCGCGCATCAAGGACTACTCAGCCAACTGGCTCGATGAGCTGTGCCGCAGCGGCAAGGTGGTCTGGACACGCTTGAGCGCGCGGCAGAAGCTCGCCGCCAGCGCCCTGCGTAGCACGCCGGTGGTGCTGTTGCCGCGCAACCAGGTGGCGCTGTGGAGCAGCCTGGCCGAACAGACGCCCGTCAGCGAGCTGTCGCCCAAGACGCAAAAAGTCCATCAGGCCCTCAGCGACCACGGTGCTTTGTTTTTCGACGAGCTGCTGCACGAAGCCCACCTGTTGCGCACCGAACTGGAAATGGCCTTGCAGGAACTGGTGGGCGCCGGATTGGTGAATGCCGACAGCTTCGCCGGCTTGCGCGCGTTGATCACCCCCGCCAGCAAGCGTCAGGCCCGCAGCAGCCGGCGCGGGCGCGGGGCGTTTGTCGGCGGCATGGACGACGCCGGGCGCTGGGCCCTGCTGCGCCGCACACCGCCGGCGCCCGCAGAAGGCAACCGCCCCGCGCCCACGCCGCCCGAAACCCTGGAACACATCGCCATGACCCTGCTGCGCCGCTACGGCGTGGTGTTCTGGCGGTTGCTGGAGCGCGAGGCCGACTGGCTGCCGAGCTGGCGTGAGTTGCTGCGCACCTTCCATCGCCTGGAGGCGCGGGGGGAAATCCGCGGAGGACGTTTTGTCAGTGGCCTGGCCGGCGAACAATTCGCCCTGCCCGAGGCGATCCCCCTGCTACGCGAAGTGCGCCGCCGCCCGGCCGACAGCAGCGTGGTTGCCGTGTGTGGCGTGGACCCGCTGAACCTCGCCGGCACCCTACTGCCGGGGGCGAAGGTGCCGGCGCTGGCGAGCAATCGGCTGGTGTATCGCGATGGCGTGCCGGTCGCGGCGCAGGTGGCCGGGAAGGTGCTGTTCTGGGTTGAACTGGAGGCGCAGGCGATGGCTGATATCCGGAGCAAACTCATTCACAAAGGTTGA
- a CDS encoding dTDP-4-dehydrorhamnose reductase translates to MRMRLMLLGGGNALGQALIRLGAEEDIGFLAPRPPEDGWDAASLTQLLDDTRPDALINLAYYFDWFQAEAVSEQRLTSQERAVERLAELCQHHNIILLQPSSYRVFDGSRATAYSEKDEPVPLGLRGQALWRIEQSVRATCPQHVLLRFGWLLDDSADGILGRFLARAEQPEELLLADDRRGNPTPVDDAARVIISVLKQLDCAAPLWGTYHYAGHEATTPLALGQAILTEARALHPLAIESPTAQAHAARPDAAQEPQHAVLACKKILHTFGIKPRAWRAALPGLLDRFYRHG, encoded by the coding sequence ATGCGAATGCGCCTTATGTTACTGGGCGGCGGAAATGCCCTTGGGCAGGCGCTGATTCGCCTCGGTGCAGAAGAAGACATCGGTTTTCTTGCCCCCCGCCCACCTGAAGACGGTTGGGATGCCGCGAGCCTGACGCAGTTGCTCGACGACACCCGGCCGGACGCCTTGATCAACCTGGCGTACTACTTCGACTGGTTCCAGGCCGAGGCTGTCAGCGAGCAGCGCCTGACCAGCCAGGAGCGCGCCGTCGAGCGCCTGGCCGAACTGTGCCAGCACCACAACATCATCTTGCTGCAACCGTCGAGCTATCGGGTGTTCGACGGTTCCCGCGCAACGGCCTACAGCGAAAAGGACGAGCCGGTGCCCCTGGGCCTGCGCGGTCAGGCGTTGTGGCGGATCGAACAAAGCGTGCGCGCCACCTGCCCGCAACACGTGCTGCTGCGATTCGGCTGGTTGCTGGACGACAGCGCCGACGGCATCCTCGGACGCTTTCTGGCCCGGGCCGAACAGCCGGAAGAACTGTTGCTGGCCGACGACCGTCGGGGCAATCCGACGCCGGTGGACGATGCGGCGCGGGTGATCATTTCGGTGCTCAAGCAACTCGATTGCGCAGCGCCGCTGTGGGGCACCTATCATTACGCCGGGCATGAGGCGACCACGCCGCTGGCGCTGGGCCAGGCGATCCTGACCGAAGCCCGGGCCCTGCATCCGCTGGCGATCGAGTCGCCCACGGCCCAGGCCCACGCTGCACGCCCGGACGCCGCGCAAGAACCGCAACACGCGGTGCTGGCCTGCAAGAAAATTCTGCACACCTTCGGGATCAAGCCCCGCGCCTGGCGCGCGGCGCTCCCAGGCTTACTGGATAGGTTCTATCGCCATGGCTGA
- a CDS encoding membrane protein encodes MHKSLLSASLFALALAAPLAQAHTAGDIIVRAGAITVNPEADSGSVKVDRGPLAGADLGGKATMSSDTQLGLNFAYMITDNLGIELLAASPFEHDVKIKGTALGAANNKLGTLKHLPPTLSLVYYPLDAKSAFQPYVGAGINYTWIYDEHVGSEASANGFSNFRASNSWGMAWQVGADYMLTDNIMINGQVRYIDIDTTAYVDNNAVAGGTRAKVNVDVDPWIYMVGLGYKF; translated from the coding sequence ATGCACAAGTCCTTGCTCAGCGCTTCCCTCTTTGCCCTCGCGCTCGCAGCCCCACTCGCCCAGGCCCATACCGCCGGCGATATCATCGTTCGCGCCGGTGCCATTACCGTCAATCCAGAGGCCGACAGCGGCAGCGTCAAGGTCGACCGCGGTCCGCTGGCCGGTGCCGACCTGGGCGGCAAGGCGACCATGAGCAGCGACACGCAACTGGGCCTGAACTTCGCCTACATGATCACCGACAACCTGGGTATCGAATTGCTGGCGGCCTCGCCGTTCGAGCACGACGTGAAGATCAAGGGCACCGCCCTGGGCGCTGCCAACAACAAGCTCGGCACGCTCAAGCACCTGCCGCCGACCTTGAGCCTGGTCTACTACCCGCTTGACGCCAAGTCGGCTTTCCAACCTTATGTCGGCGCCGGCATCAACTACACCTGGATCTATGACGAACACGTCGGCAGCGAAGCCAGCGCCAACGGCTTCAGCAACTTTCGCGCGAGCAACAGCTGGGGCATGGCGTGGCAAGTGGGCGCCGACTACATGCTGACCGACAACATCATGATCAACGGCCAGGTGCGCTACATCGACATCGACACCACGGCGTATGTCGACAACAACGCCGTGGCCGGAGGCACCCGGGCCAAGGTGAATGTCGACGTGGATCCATGGATCTACATGGTGGGGTTGGGCTACAAGTTCTAA
- a CDS encoding mechanosensitive ion channel protein — MSRLSRVLLLVLLALTGSIAYGAAAIPGTAAPSEAPAEPEPLVQGGLLGAISSSIDDVQDKLDLNQSLVDAWRLRADRAADEVDRLVDQTARSSWRVTGDFLLLSGVWIGAFAVLWSGARLLVRRLGGGRWLRTRQRVRDVLGYVLPYTVPALLCLPLTLYVSHFLQVSVGRALALCFAYATSSGIFSTSVLLCVIVMFNAGHKRRAVAIIRHLSPRPLFMIGFLAALSDALTSPQIARQLGGNITSSVAVFTGLLASMIFGWLVIRLRRPVAHLIRNRSLAQRLKQPALQESLRIFSGLWYWPILLMVLVSAVSLIGVGEDNQKALRCALFTTILLIATVFLSTVFQHVFKSPKAEAIQRSSAYKGRLLSLLHALLRIVLAVVFIEVLGRIWGISLFEFASRNAVGRAISDSLSRIGLIFLVTWLMWVVLDTAIQEALKPPLNKRGARQPSTRIKTILPLLRNAAKIILVVICAITTMANLGINVAPLLAGAGVVGLAIGFGSQQLVQDVITGLFIIIEDTLSIGDWVVLDSGHAGTVEGLTIRTLRLRDGKGFVHSVPFGQIKAVTNQSRQFAFAFFSVQFTYDTDVEEAIELIREAGRSISEDPFLKFNLQGPLDVFGVDRMDLNGVVLTAQFRTVSGGQYAVSRAFNQRLKKLVDNHPAVHFAQTYPQQVMLPKRLVQEPGEEEALPERPR; from the coding sequence TTGTCTCGATTGAGCCGTGTATTGCTGTTGGTATTGCTGGCGCTGACCGGCAGCATCGCCTACGGCGCAGCCGCCATTCCCGGCACTGCCGCGCCCAGTGAAGCCCCAGCAGAGCCCGAACCCCTGGTCCAGGGCGGCCTGCTCGGCGCCATCAGTTCGAGCATCGATGACGTCCAGGACAAGCTCGACCTCAACCAGAGCCTGGTGGATGCCTGGCGCCTGCGGGCGGATCGTGCGGCGGATGAGGTGGACCGGCTGGTGGACCAGACGGCCCGTTCGTCCTGGCGAGTGACGGGGGATTTCCTGTTGCTGTCGGGTGTCTGGATCGGCGCGTTTGCCGTGCTCTGGTCGGGCGCGCGGCTACTGGTGCGGCGCCTTGGCGGGGGTCGCTGGCTGCGCACGCGCCAGCGGGTCCGGGATGTGCTCGGCTACGTGTTGCCCTACACCGTCCCGGCACTGCTTTGCCTGCCGTTGACCCTGTACGTCAGTCACTTCCTGCAGGTCTCGGTCGGCCGGGCCCTGGCCCTGTGCTTTGCCTACGCCACCAGCAGCGGCATTTTCTCCACCTCGGTGTTGCTGTGCGTCATCGTGATGTTCAACGCCGGGCACAAGCGCCGGGCGGTGGCGATCATCCGGCACCTGAGCCCCCGGCCGCTGTTCATGATCGGCTTTCTCGCCGCCCTCAGCGATGCCTTGACCAGCCCGCAGATCGCCCGGCAACTGGGCGGCAACATCACCAGCAGCGTCGCGGTGTTCACCGGCCTGCTGGCGTCGATGATCTTTGGCTGGCTGGTGATTCGCCTGCGGCGCCCGGTGGCCCACCTGATTCGCAACCGATCCCTGGCCCAGCGCTTGAAGCAACCGGCCTTGCAGGAGTCGCTGCGGATTTTTTCCGGGCTCTGGTACTGGCCGATCCTGCTGATGGTGCTGGTGTCGGCGGTGAGCCTGATCGGCGTCGGCGAGGACAACCAGAAAGCCCTGCGTTGTGCCTTGTTCACGACCATCCTGCTGATTGCGACGGTGTTTCTCAGCACGGTGTTCCAGCACGTCTTCAAGTCGCCCAAGGCCGAGGCCATCCAGCGCAGCAGCGCCTACAAGGGGCGGCTGCTGAGCCTGTTGCACGCGTTGCTGCGAATTGTCCTGGCCGTGGTGTTCATTGAAGTCCTCGGGCGGATCTGGGGGATCTCGCTGTTCGAGTTCGCCTCGCGCAACGCCGTGGGGCGGGCGATCAGCGATTCCCTGAGCCGCATCGGCCTGATCTTCCTGGTGACCTGGCTGATGTGGGTGGTGCTCGATACGGCGATCCAGGAAGCCTTGAAGCCGCCGCTGAACAAGCGTGGCGCCCGCCAGCCCAGCACGCGGATCAAGACCATCCTGCCGCTGTTGCGCAACGCGGCGAAAATCATCCTGGTGGTGATCTGCGCGATCACCACCATGGCCAACCTGGGGATCAACGTCGCGCCGTTGCTGGCCGGTGCCGGGGTCGTGGGGCTGGCGATCGGCTTCGGTTCACAGCAATTGGTACAGGACGTCATCACCGGGTTGTTCATCATCATCGAGGACACGCTGTCCATCGGCGACTGGGTGGTGCTCGACTCCGGTCACGCCGGCACCGTCGAGGGCCTGACCATTCGCACCCTGCGCCTGCGCGACGGCAAGGGCTTCGTGCATTCGGTGCCGTTCGGCCAGATCAAGGCCGTGACCAATCAATCGCGGCAATTCGCCTTTGCATTTTTCTCCGTGCAGTTCACCTACGACACCGATGTCGAGGAGGCCATCGAGCTGATTCGCGAAGCCGGGCGTTCGATCTCCGAGGACCCGTTCCTCAAGTTCAACCTGCAAGGGCCGCTGGATGTGTTCGGCGTCGACCGGATGGACCTCAACGGCGTGGTCCTCACCGCCCAGTTCCGTACGGTGTCCGGTGGGCAGTACGCGGTGAGCCGGGCGTTCAACCAACGCTTGAAGAAGCTTGTGGATAACCATCCGGCGGTGCACTTCGCGCAGACTTATCCACAGCAGGTGATGTTGCCGAAGCGCTTGGTGCAAGAGCCCGGGGAAGAGGAAGCGTTGCCCGAGCGACCTCGATAG
- a CDS encoding NAD-dependent dehydratase → MADGPVLITGGAGFIGSHLTDALLAKGHSVRILDDLSTGKRSNLPLDNPAVELIEGDVADAALVARAMVGCSAVAHLAAVASVQASVDDPVRTHQSNFIGTLNVCEAMRQAGVKRVLFASSAAVYGNNGEGQSIDEDTPKAPLTPYASDKLASEFYFDFYRRQHALEPVVFRFFNIYGPRQDPSSPYSGVISIFSERAQKGLPITVFGDGEQTRDFVYVEDLVDLLVQAIEKPDVEVGAVNVGWNQATTLKQLLEALAAVIGNLPPVSYGPVRSGDIRHSRADNQRLLQRFSFPPQTPMSVGLARLLGR, encoded by the coding sequence ATGGCTGACGGCCCTGTTTTAATCACCGGCGGTGCGGGTTTCATTGGTTCGCACCTGACCGACGCCTTGCTCGCCAAGGGACATTCGGTGCGCATCCTCGATGACCTGTCCACTGGCAAGCGCAGCAACCTGCCGCTGGATAACCCGGCCGTCGAGCTGATCGAAGGCGACGTCGCCGATGCCGCCCTGGTCGCGCGGGCCATGGTCGGTTGCAGCGCCGTGGCGCACCTGGCCGCGGTGGCCTCGGTGCAAGCCTCGGTGGACGACCCGGTGCGTACGCACCAGAGCAATTTCATCGGCACGCTCAATGTCTGTGAGGCCATGCGCCAGGCCGGCGTGAAGCGGGTGCTGTTCGCCTCCAGCGCGGCGGTCTATGGCAACAACGGCGAAGGCCAGTCCATCGACGAGGACACGCCCAAGGCGCCGCTGACGCCGTATGCCTCGGACAAACTGGCCAGCGAGTTCTACTTCGATTTCTATCGCCGCCAGCACGCGCTGGAGCCGGTGGTGTTCCGCTTCTTCAACATCTATGGCCCGCGCCAGGATCCGTCCTCGCCGTATTCCGGGGTCATCAGCATCTTCAGCGAACGGGCGCAGAAAGGCCTGCCGATCACCGTGTTCGGCGACGGCGAGCAGACCCGGGATTTTGTCTACGTCGAAGACCTGGTGGACTTGCTGGTGCAAGCCATCGAGAAACCGGACGTGGAAGTGGGCGCGGTGAACGTCGGCTGGAACCAGGCGACGACCCTCAAGCAGTTGCTCGAGGCGCTGGCGGCGGTGATCGGCAACTTGCCGCCGGTCAGCTACGGCCCGGTGCGTTCCGGTGACATTCGCCACTCGCGGGCCGACAACCAGCGGTTGTTGCAGCGCTTCAGCTTCCCACCGCAGACGCCGATGAGCGTAGGCCTGGCGCGGCTGTTGGGCCGCTGA
- a CDS encoding cardiolipin synthase 2 gives MSATMNKATVEQVEAPPTERNPALVDVEYGWHGNNRVTLLENGEAYFPRVFEAIRRAEKEVLIETFILFEDKVGNELRDLLVDAAQRGVRVTLSLDGFGCGELTPNFLASLSDAGVRLQMFDPAPLHLGIRTNWFRRLHRKVVVIDGVIAFIGGINFSADHLGDFGPEAKQDYSVEIKGPAVVDIHHFALMQSGRPARAKYWWQRRRSRRNELAFSDHDGQVRLVYRDNHEHQTDIEEVYLQVLRSAKRRVVIANAYFFPGYRLLREIRNAARRGVEVRLILQGQPDMMIAKLAARMLYSYLLKAGVVICEYCERPLHGKVALVDEDWSTVGSSNLDPLSLSLNLEANVLIRDRAFNRELFERLDYLIRNHCTVMPKDHAPRGLLWRMTIGFMVFHFLRHFPSWAGWLPAHKPRLKPFSPPTAVRSEPHEPL, from the coding sequence ATGAGCGCGACGATGAACAAGGCGACGGTGGAGCAGGTCGAGGCTCCGCCCACCGAGCGCAACCCGGCACTGGTGGACGTCGAATACGGCTGGCACGGCAACAACCGCGTCACCTTGCTGGAGAACGGCGAGGCGTATTTCCCCCGGGTGTTCGAGGCCATCCGCCGGGCCGAGAAGGAAGTGCTCATCGAGACCTTCATCCTGTTCGAGGACAAGGTCGGCAACGAGTTGCGCGACCTACTGGTGGATGCGGCCCAGCGTGGTGTGCGTGTCACCCTCAGCCTGGACGGCTTCGGCTGCGGCGAGCTGACGCCCAACTTCCTCGCCTCGTTGAGCGATGCCGGCGTGCGCCTGCAAATGTTCGACCCCGCGCCTCTTCACTTGGGCATCCGCACCAACTGGTTCCGCCGCCTGCACCGCAAGGTGGTGGTGATCGACGGGGTGATCGCGTTCATCGGCGGGATCAACTTTTCCGCCGACCACCTGGGCGATTTCGGCCCCGAGGCCAAGCAAGACTATTCGGTGGAAATCAAAGGCCCGGCGGTGGTCGACATCCATCACTTCGCCTTGATGCAGAGCGGTCGTCCGGCCCGGGCCAAATACTGGTGGCAACGGCGCCGCAGCCGGCGCAACGAGTTGGCCTTCAGCGATCATGACGGCCAGGTGCGACTGGTCTATCGCGATAACCATGAGCACCAGACCGACATCGAAGAGGTCTACCTGCAAGTGCTGCGCAGCGCCAAGCGGCGCGTGGTGATCGCCAACGCCTACTTCTTCCCCGGCTACCGGTTGCTGCGCGAGATCCGCAACGCGGCGCGGCGCGGGGTGGAGGTGCGGCTGATCCTGCAGGGCCAGCCGGACATGATGATCGCCAAGCTCGCGGCGCGGATGCTCTACAGCTACCTGCTCAAGGCCGGCGTGGTGATCTGCGAATATTGCGAGCGACCGCTGCACGGCAAGGTCGCGCTGGTGGACGAGGACTGGAGCACCGTGGGCTCGAGCAACCTCGACCCCTTGAGCCTGTCGCTGAACCTGGAAGCCAATGTGTTGATCCGCGACCGGGCGTTCAACCGCGAGCTGTTCGAGCGCCTCGACTACCTGATCCGCAACCACTGCACGGTCATGCCCAAGGACCACGCCCCACGTGGCCTGCTGTGGCGCATGACCATCGGTTTCATGGTGTTCCATTTCCTGCGCCACTTCCCGTCCTGGGCCGGCTGGCTGCCGGCCCATAAACCGCGTCTGAAACCTTTCTCGCCGCCGACGGCGGTTCGGAGCGAACCCCATGAACCACTCTGA